A DNA window from Carassius gibelio isolate Cgi1373 ecotype wild population from Czech Republic chromosome A8, carGib1.2-hapl.c, whole genome shotgun sequence contains the following coding sequences:
- the LOC128018754 gene encoding RNA exonuclease 1 homolog, with product MLRSTGFFRGIDCPFYCENANGKAGADGCSRPYCHFRHSKQRRASSGIYDINKTKARSASPNDQGYDPFSPEVVRPGEHYNGEPPSSLLVGQDVDLGTVELELVNQAIEAVRNEMERDKKKLSRIGDQEYEPTTNSVKRLKPNVSSHQGYDPGSHQMGQASEYTPSPCSSKYTLDSDNSIANALEYVPTSVSKKSIKKVLPPPSRTKCKYTLDNSKPTSDMEYDPLLNYSAKLAVKEQKTLCSEGKARKRFYPGIQGEDEEYVPTAKKPMSMSPKASVPKYTASFSESDEESSGTEYRPTSISRMQRKGINISLKKERESGTMGQQGNRVSNTDEVFSQNESDYLESQDVDRTNKKIDKKTPLSQWKNIKSDKLKKEKESNKKSQKERWESSTSKNSSKIDKNQSKHEDRISKSKEKVRKDGSESKSTDEKNKIVKIKSEHCHKEKDRGSANIKKPKMDKVVKTNKVPPKFKDPKNGKLESSTKEKGKNKSSHGCSSTKDKSKKSSLVLDYKEASETKQRNLNHIDLFGAESAEEDDEEDERIARKSASAFKLGSIMNQKRKMSEDTSSEDDSEVDDDDDDDGGGGEAVDYSCLQDEMEYDSDPMDECLRIFNESKEVKMEDKGRQAKQPSKELEEGDEEETESTLTTLFPGQKKRVSHFKAQGKSGTSLNAMPMPQRRMTAQEICYQRMQKAQQQAAQLAAAVKAASASTNPKQGISGEKRRVAHRPNASLPSLKPGLADASSRMLSPNRVATDQLSVKAHTSVGILSKTTSTAVQKRVAHTPTMKSSAMKRPVIPAEFGAKVPTNVRQRYLNIFIDECLKFCSSEQEAFQMALEEEKVVCDRSSSKNIYLNVAVNTLKKLRSKNTPSSPANKSPAVSVNTKCQSHEGVLGGRLAAKTSYTINRSGKQQDVDLKGAILYKKLKKYAMAEEQLLEHGYPGPHPEVSGHAVVHNLPEKKNNDPFSKICCRCGAEYKINANGSCVRKEECSHHWGRLRRNRVPGGWETLYNCCSGAVGSPGCEVSKQHVQDGRKESLDGFVKTFNKPLPVDGNGGVYALDCEMCYTKQGLELTRVTVINSDLKVIYDTFVKPGSKVVDYNTRFSGVTQDDLENTTITLRDVQAVLLSMFSAESILIGHSLESDLFALKLIHCLVVDTAIVFPHRLGLPYKRALRNLMADYLKRIIQDNVGGHDSSEDARACMELMIWKIKEDAKVKR from the exons ATGTTGAGGTCTACGGGTTTTTTCCGTGGGATTGACTGCCCGTTTTATTGTGAGAATGCTAATGGGAAAGCCGGTGCAGATGGGTGCAGCAGACCCTACTGTCACTTCAGACACAGCAAACAAAGACGAGCCTCCTCTGGGATATACGACATCAATAAGACTAAAGCGCGTTCTGCGAGTCCAAACG ATCAGGGATATGATCCATTCAGCCCAGAGGTTGTAAGACCAGGTGAACATTATAATGGGGAGCCACCGTCGAGCCTGTTGGTGGGACAGGATGTGGACCTGGGTACTGTGGAGCTGGAATTGGTCAATCAGGCCATTGAGGCTGTTCGCAATGAGATGGAAAGGGACAAGAAGAAGCTTTCTCGGATTGGCGATCAGGAATATGAGCCGACCACAAACTCTGTTAAGAGACTGAAACCCAATGTATCATCCCACCAGGGCTACGATCCTGGGAGCCATCAAATGGGCCAAGCGAGTGAATACACCCCATCTCCTTGCTCCAGCAAATACACGTTAGACTCAGACAACAGCATTGCCAATGCACTGGAATATGTGCCCACCTCTGTCtccaaaaaaagcattaaaaaggtGTTACCTCCCCCGTCCCGTACAAAGTGTAAATACACTCTGGATAACTCCAAACCAACCTCGGACATGGAGTATGACCCTCTCTTGAACTATTCGGCTAAGCTGGctgtaaaagaacaaaagactttGTGTTCAGAGGGAAAGGCGAGAAAGAGGTTTTACCCTGGAATACAAGGGGAAGATGAGGAATATGTTCCAACGGCAAAGAAACCAATGTCGATGTCTCCTAAAGCATCTGTCCCAAAGTACACTGCGAGTTTCTCTGAATCCGATGAGGAAAGTTCTGGGACAGAGTATCGTCCAACATCCATAAGCCGAATGCAGCGCAAAGGGATCAACATCAGCCTGAAAAAGGAACGAGAGTCAGGTACGATGGGACAGCAAGGAAATCGAGTGTCTAATACTGATGAGGTTTTCTCACAAAACGAATCAGATTATTTGGAGTCCCAGGATGTGGACAGGACAAACAAAAAGATAGACAAAAAGACGCCTTTGAGTCAGTGGAAAAATATAAAATCTGATAAACTGAAAAAAGAGAAGGAATCCAATAAGAAGAGTCAAAAAGAAAGGTGGGAAAGTTCTACTTCAAAGAATTCAAGTAAAATAGACAAGAACCAAAGTAAGCATGAGGACAGAATCAGTAAGTCTAAGGAAAAGGTGCGGAAAGATGGTTCAGAGTCAAAAAGTACTGATGAAAAGAACAAGATAGTTAAGATAAAGAGTGAACATTGCCACAAGGAAAAAGATAGAGGAAGTGCCAACATCAAGAAGCCCAAAATGGACAAGGTGGTAAAAACCAATAAGGTGCCACCCAAATTCAAAGACCCGAAGAACGGAAAACTTGAGAGCAGCACAAAGGAGAagggcaaaaacaaaagcagcCATGGTTGCAGCAGCActaaagacaaaagcaaaaaaagcagCTTAGTCCTTGATTACAAAGAGGCAAGTGAGACCAAACAGAGGAATCTGAACCACATAGACTTGTTCGGTGCTGAGAGTGCTGAAGAAGATGATGAGGAAGATGAGAGGATAGCGAGGAAGTCGGCCTCTGCTTTTAAACTGGGAAGCATCATGAATCAAAAAAGGAAAATGTCTGAAGATACATCATCGGAAGATGATTCTGaagtggatgatgatgatgatgatgatggtggtggtggtgaagcAGTGGACTACTCCTGTCTGCAGGATGAGATGGAGTATGATTCGGACCCGATGGACGAGTGTCTGCGGATATTTAATGAATCCAAAGAGGTGAAGATGGAAGACAAAGGGAGACAAGCTAAGCAG ccTTCAAAGGAACTGGAGGAGGGGGATGAGGAAGAAACAGAAAGCACTTTAACTACTCTCTTTCCTGGCCAGAAGAAGAGGGTGTCACATTTTAAAGCTCAAGGAAAG TCAGGGACATCGCTGAACGCTATGCCGATGCCGCAGCGGAGGATGACAGCGCAGGAGATCTGTTACCAACGCATGCAGAAGGCCCAGCAACAGGCGGCACAGCTGGCTGCTGCAGTAAAAGCTGCATCTGCATCAACCAACCCAAAACAGGGCATCTCTGGAGAGAAACGACGGGTGGCGCACCGGCCAAATGCCTCTTTGCCCTCCTTAAAGCCTG gACTAGCTGATGCCAGCAGTCGGATGTTATCACCCAACAGAGTGGCGACAGATCAGCTTTCAGTCAAAGCTCATACATCGGTGGGCATCCTGTCAAAGACCACTTCCACTGCGGTGCAGAAAAGAGTGGCTCACACCCCCACCATGAAG AGCTCTGCCATGAAGCGTCCTGTCATTCCTGCAGAATTTGGGGCCAAGGTGCCCACTAATGTCCGCCAGCGTTACCTAAACATCTTCATTGATGAGTGCCTGAAGTTTTGTTCCTCTGAACAGGAAGCTTTTCAGATG GCTCTGGAAGAAGAGAAGGTGGTGTGTGACAGGAGCAGCAGTAAGAACATCTACCTGAACGTCGCTGTAAACACACTGAAGAAACTTCGTAGCAAGAACACACCTTCATCCCCTGCCAACA AGAGCCCTGCTGTATCAGTGAATACAAAGTGTCAGTCTCATGAAGGAGTTCTTGGTGGACGGCTTGCTGCTAAAACCAGCTACACAATCAACCGCTCCGGCAAACAGCAGGATGTAGACCTTAAAG GAGCCATTCTCtacaaaaaactgaaaaagtaTGCAATGGCTGAAGAACAGCTGCTGGAGCATGGCTACCCCGGACCTCACCCTGAGGTGTCGGGTCATGCTGTCGTCCATAACCTCCCAGAGAAGAAAAACAATGACC CTTTTTCCAAAATCTGTTGTCGTTGTGGCGCCGAGTACAAGATAAATGCTAACGGCAGCTGTGTGCGTAAAGAGGAGTGCAGTCACCACTGGGGAAGATTGCGCAGAAACAGAG TTCCAGGAGGTTGGGAGACACTTTACAACTGCTGCTCTGGTGCAGTTGGTTCTCCTGGATGTGAAGTTTCTAAA CAACACGTACAAGATGGGCGTAAAGAGTCCTTGGATGGTTTTGTGAAGACTTTTAACAAGCCATTGCCAGTAGATGGAAATGGAGGCGTCTACGCCTTGGACTGTGAGATG TGCTACACAAAACAAGGTTTGGAGCTGACCAGAGTGACCGTCATTAACTCTGACCTCAAGGTTATTTATGACACTTTTGTCAAGCCTGGCAGCAAAGTGGTGGATTAT